One Pseudomonas sp. B21_DOA genomic window, CCGGCGGCGAACGACAGCGCGTCGGCATCGCCCGCGCCCTGCTGACCAGCCCGAAACTGTTGCTGATGGACGAACCGCTGGCGGCTCTCGACAGTCGGCGCAAAAGCGAAATCTTGCCGTACCTGCAACGCCTGCATGACGAACTGGATATTCCGCTGCTGTACGTCAGCCATGCGCAGGATGAAGTCGCGCGTCTGGCCGATCATTTGGTATTGCTCCGTGATGGCAAAGCCCTCGCCAGCGGCCCGATCGGCGAGACCCTCGCACGCCTGGATCTGCCCTTGGCAATGGGCGATGACGCCGGGGTAATCATCGAAGGCCAGGTCAGCGCCTACGACGCCACCTATCAATTGCTCAGCCTGCAACTGCCGGCCACTGCAATGAACATTCGCGTCACCCATGCGCCGATGGCCGTGGGCCAGGCTCTGCGCTGCAAAGTGCACGCGCGTGACATCAGCCTGGCGCTGAACAATGATGCAGCCAGCAGCATTCTCAATCGTCTGCCGGTTACGGTGATCAGTGAACAGGCGGCTGACAACAGCGCCCATGTGCTCATCCGTCTCGATGCCGGTGGCACACCGCTGCTGGCGCGGATCACCCGCTTCTCCCGTGATCAATTGGCCGTGCACCCGGGCCAGCGGCTGTGGGCGCAGATCAAGGCGGTGGCGGTGCTCGCATAAATCATTCGGCACGACGGCCAGCGCCTGCGGTCAATCAGTTACAGACTGCCGTATGACCGAAGGAAACCGCCATGCCCGATACCGTGCTGACAGATGCTCTGCCCGCCGATCTGCATTACGTCGATGACACTCAGCCTGGTATCACCCGCAAGAAACTGCGCGGCAAGTTCGTCTATTTCGAACCGTCGGGACAGCGCATCACCGACCCGGACGAAATCAAACGCATCAATGCCCTCGCGGTGCCGCCGGCCTACACTGATGTGTGGATCTGTGCCGACCCGTGCGGTCATTTGCAGGCCACCGGCCGCGATGCACGCGGGCGCAAACAGTACCGTTATCACGCACGCTGGCGCGAAGTGCGCGACGCCGACAAATACTCGCGCCTGCGCGACTTCGGCCTGGCCCTGCCCAAACTGCGGCGCCAGCTTGAGGCGCTGCTCGACGCCCCGGGCTTCAGCCGCGACAAGGTCATGGCCACGGTGATTACCTTGCTCGACGCCACGCTGATCCGCGTCGGTAATACGCAATATGCGCGGGACAATCGCTCCTATGGCTTGACGACGTTGCGCAGCCGGCATGTCGAGGTCAATGGCAGCGCGATCCTGTTCCAGTTCCGTGGCAAGAGCGGCATCGAGCACCAGATCACGGTCAAGGATCGGCGTCTGGCACGAATCATCAAGCGCTGCCTGGAAATTCCCGGGCAGAACCTGTTTCAGTATTTGGATGAACACGGCGAGCGGCACACCGTTACCTCTTCCGACGTCAACGCTTACCTGCAAAAGCTCACCGGCGCGGCGTTTACCGCCAAGGACTACCGCACCTGGGCGGGCAGCGCGTTGGCGTTGTCGGTGTTGCGCGAGTTGCAGCATGAGTCGGAAACCGAAGCCAAGCGTCATGTGGTGGAAGCCGTGAAGAGCGTCGCCAAACAGCTGGGCAACACGCCGGCGGTGTGCCGCAAGTGCTACATCCACCCCGCCGTGCTCGAACACTTCATGCTCGGCGCCCTCGCCGAACTGCCCCGCCCGCGCCTGCGCAAAGGCCTGCGCGCCGAGGAAGTGGCGCTGGCGATGTTTCTCGAACGCATGTGCGAGGTGACCGAGGCTTCCTGATCGCCGATATCAGAAGCTCATCATGCGCCAGGCAACTGATCTGAGCCTGCCCCGACGCCTTCGCGAGCGAGCCCGCTCCCACATGAGGTTTGCGGGGCTGCCTTGAATTTGGGTTCCGCCGCGATACCTGTGGGAGTGAGCTTGCTCACGAAAGCGTCGAGGCAGGCGAATCATCTGTGTCCGACACATTGCCTTCGCGGGAAGCTCGCTCCCACATGAGGCTTGCGGGGTAGCTGGCATTTGGAGTCCGCCGCGAAACCTGTGGGAGTGGGCTTGCTCACGAAGGCGTCGAGGCAGGCAAATCATCTGTGTCTGACACATTGCCTTCGCGAGCAAGCCCGCTCCCACATGAGGTTTGCGGGGTGCCTTGCATTTGGGTCCCGCCGCGAAACCTGTGGGAGTGGGCTTGCTCACGAAGGCGTCGGGGCAGGCAGATCATCTGTGTCTGACACACTGCCTTCGCGGGCAAGCTCGCTCCCACATGAGGCTTGCGGGGTGGCTTGCATTTGGGTTCCGCCGCGAAACCTGTGGGAGTGGGCTTGCTCACGAAGGCGTCGGGGCAGGCAGATCATCTGTGTCTGACACACTGCCTTCGCGGGCAAGCCCGCTCCCACATGAGGTTTGCGGGGGTGCCTTGCATTTGGGTCCCGCCGCGAAACCTGTGGGAGTGAGCTTGCTCACGAAGGCGTCGTGGCAGGCAGATCATCTGTGTCTGACACACTGCCTTCGCGAGCGAGCCCGCTCCCACATGAGGTTTGCGGGGGTGCCTTGGATTTGGGTTCCGCGCGAAACCCTGTGGGAGTGGGCTTGCTCACGAAGGCGTCGGGGCAGGCAGATGATCTGTGTCTGACACGCTGCCTTCGCGAGCAAGCTCGCTCTCACATGGATTCCGCCGACGAGTTGAGTTGGCTATTTTTTGCACGATCGCACAAGGCTTCTATAGTTGATGTGACACGAATCAACTGCGGTGGCGCCATGGAAGACATTTTCGTCGTGAAGCGTTGCAACAAGATCGTCATTCACGGCCGCCGCGCCGGAGACAGCCAGCAGGAACCCGCCGAAGCATCGGCATGGTTTCGCATCTGCGACACACGCACCGCTGGCTTCATCGGCGACGGCTTTGACGAGCAAGCGGATGCTCAGCGCGAATGTCAGCGCCTCAACGCAGCGAGTTCTCAACTACCGGCCCGCCAGCACTCCGGCTGATGCCCGGCAACAGCGGGTCTATACTGAAACCAGCTGATGGAGCAGCACCCCAACGGCAGAACGCTCGCTACTTGCGGGCTTTTTGTTGCGGTTCAGCGGTTTCATTGAACGGAGGTGTTCCATGTCCGAAAAAGAGTCCATCACTACCCTCCTCACCCTGCTCGACGCCCGCCAGGCGCGCCTGGCAGCCGCCTGCAAAGAGATCGCCGACTGGGTCGACCATCAGGGCGGTCACCCGACGGCATTACGCATCCGCGATCGACTTCACGATATCGAAAAAGACGCGCCGCTGATTCGCGACACGCTCTCGACGCTCAAGCCGATTGACCGGCCGTTACCACGGTTCAGATAGGCGTCAGCGTAAAAGTCCTCTCTGCGTTGGCGCAGAGAGGACGGCAGTTATCGGTTTCCCGGCGCCTCAGTCACCCTTGCCCGTGCGCGTACCGCCGTGGCTGTGCTGTCCGCCGACGCGCGCCTTTTCCGCACGGTCGACTTTCACGTTGACTGAATTCCCGCCCTTCTTGCCGGCTTCCTTGATTTTTTGCGAATCCTCGGCGAATGGTTGGTCCTTGTGATGATGGGTCATGGTCCTGTCCTCCACAGAGTTGTAGTCACACTTCACAGACTCTAGATTGCACAAACTTCAGTTCAACTTCCCGCCGACAAATGGTTATGACTGCCAAGCGAAACGGCAATTAAATTCAGCCGCCGCTTTATGACCAACCCGACCTTTAAAACTTATACGAAGCGGCATGATAAACACCCGCCTGTATAAGTTTCATCACAAACATACCGTTCATCGGCCTAAGTAAAAATTTTCAAAACATTCTTCGCCGGCTCGTAATCGGAGTAGATGTCCGGTGCAACAATGGACACAACTAGCGAAACGTTTATTGATATCGGAGAGCTATCATGACTACAGGAAATAAAAATCCAGGTAACTTCGCGAACGATCGTGAGAAGGCGTCTGAAGCTGGCAAGAAAGGCGGTCAGGCATCGGGCGGCAACTTCGCCAATGACCGTGAGAAGGCATCCGAGGCTGGCCGCAAAGGTGGTCAAAACAGCCACGGTGGTGGTCGCAAGTCCTGAGTGAGCAGCACAAGGGCAGCC contains:
- a CDS encoding general stress protein, which translates into the protein MTTGNKNPGNFANDREKASEAGKKGGQASGGNFANDREKASEAGRKGGQNSHGGGRKS
- a CDS encoding DNA topoisomerase IB, which codes for MPDTVLTDALPADLHYVDDTQPGITRKKLRGKFVYFEPSGQRITDPDEIKRINALAVPPAYTDVWICADPCGHLQATGRDARGRKQYRYHARWREVRDADKYSRLRDFGLALPKLRRQLEALLDAPGFSRDKVMATVITLLDATLIRVGNTQYARDNRSYGLTTLRSRHVEVNGSAILFQFRGKSGIEHQITVKDRRLARIIKRCLEIPGQNLFQYLDEHGERHTVTSSDVNAYLQKLTGAAFTAKDYRTWAGSALALSVLRELQHESETEAKRHVVEAVKSVAKQLGNTPAVCRKCYIHPAVLEHFMLGALAELPRPRLRKGLRAEEVALAMFLERMCEVTEAS
- the modC gene encoding molybdenum ABC transporter ATP-binding protein produces the protein MIDVRLKRTYPGFELDVDLQVPGRGVTALFGDSGSGKTTCLRCIAGLERAEQGFVQINDEIWQDSAKGIFVPPHKRALGYVFQEASLFPHLSVLANLEFGLKRIAKSQRRVDMNQATELLGISHLLERHPQHLSGGERQRVGIARALLTSPKLLLMDEPLAALDSRRKSEILPYLQRLHDELDIPLLYVSHAQDEVARLADHLVLLRDGKALASGPIGETLARLDLPLAMGDDAGVIIEGQVSAYDATYQLLSLQLPATAMNIRVTHAPMAVGQALRCKVHARDISLALNNDAASSILNRLPVTVISEQAADNSAHVLIRLDAGGTPLLARITRFSRDQLAVHPGQRLWAQIKAVAVLA
- a CDS encoding general stress protein yields the protein MTHHHKDQPFAEDSQKIKEAGKKGGNSVNVKVDRAEKARVGGQHSHGGTRTGKGD